In Geminocystis sp. NIES-3709, a single genomic region encodes these proteins:
- a CDS encoding ammonium transporter, whose product MKQILLFPLLVIVFVLILAYPLEPALAGELEDAIANAQISADTTWMLISTGLVMLMTPALAFFYGGFVAKRNILNTLMMSFLLMGIAGVFWVLFGYSLAFAPGLPFIGGLEWSFLNDVGLETTDYLMGTEPAEVVSYAPTVPHEAFMLYQGMFAVITPALISGAIVERVGFKAYTWFVVLWLIVVYCPMAHMVWAKGGLLGLYGGIGALDFAGGAVVHITSGASALVLAILIGKRTTYPEQTSPPNNVPFILLGAGLLWFGWFGFNGGSALASGALATAAVVTTNTSAAAAMVTWLLLEQFLRGKPTAVGAATGAVAGLVGITPAAGFVTPLAAILIGSITAVCCFFAIGLKVKLGIDDALDTFPVHGVGGTVGAILTGVFATTEVNAAGKDGLLTGNPQQVLIQIASVVIAYAVAIIGTFIIFQLIKAIMPWRVTEEDEFQGIDIKEHGEEAYGE is encoded by the coding sequence ATGAAACAAATACTCCTTTTTCCTTTACTGGTTATTGTTTTTGTATTAATTTTAGCTTATCCTTTAGAACCAGCATTAGCAGGAGAATTAGAAGATGCGATCGCAAATGCTCAAATATCTGCTGACACCACATGGATGTTAATATCTACAGGTTTAGTAATGCTAATGACACCAGCGTTGGCTTTTTTTTATGGTGGATTTGTAGCTAAACGGAATATCCTCAATACTCTCATGATGAGCTTTCTTTTGATGGGTATAGCAGGTGTTTTTTGGGTTTTATTCGGTTACAGTCTTGCCTTTGCTCCCGGATTGCCTTTTATTGGTGGTTTGGAATGGTCATTTTTAAATGATGTAGGACTTGAAACTACTGATTATTTAATGGGGACAGAACCGGCAGAAGTCGTGTCGTATGCCCCAACAGTTCCTCATGAAGCCTTTATGCTTTATCAAGGAATGTTTGCCGTCATTACTCCGGCGTTAATTTCTGGTGCGATCGTAGAGAGAGTTGGTTTTAAGGCTTATACATGGTTTGTCGTATTATGGTTAATTGTTGTCTATTGTCCTATGGCTCATATGGTATGGGCTAAGGGGGGTTTATTAGGCTTATATGGTGGCATAGGAGCGTTAGATTTTGCTGGTGGTGCAGTAGTACACATTACATCTGGAGCTTCTGCCCTTGTTTTGGCTATTTTAATTGGAAAACGCACCACTTATCCAGAACAAACTTCTCCACCTAATAATGTACCTTTTATTCTTTTAGGTGCTGGATTATTATGGTTTGGATGGTTCGGATTTAATGGAGGTAGTGCTTTAGCATCGGGTGCATTAGCAACAGCGGCAGTGGTTACTACTAACACATCAGCGGCGGCGGCAATGGTAACATGGCTTTTATTGGAACAGTTTTTGCGTGGTAAACCAACAGCAGTTGGTGCCGCAACTGGAGCTGTGGCTGGTTTAGTGGGAATTACTCCTGCGGCGGGTTTTGTGACTCCCCTAGCGGCAATTCTGATTGGTAGTATTACGGCAGTTTGTTGTTTCTTTGCCATTGGTTTAAAAGTAAAATTAGGTATTGACGACGCTTTGGATACTTTTCCCGTTCATGGAGTTGGGGGAACAGTAGGAGCTATTCTTACAGGAGTATTTGCTACCACTGAAGTTAATGCCGCCGGAAAAGATGGTTTATTGACGGGAAACCCACAACAAGTTTTAATTCAAATAGCTTCTGTTGTGATTGCTTATGCAGTTGCCATTATTGGTACTTTCATTATTTTTCAACTAATTAAAGCAATTATGCCTTGGCGAGTTACTGAGGAAGATGAGTTTCAAGGTATTGATATTAAAGAACATGGTGAAGAGGCTTACGGAGAATAA
- a CDS encoding hemolysin family protein has product MSSLAVEILMIFLLTFANGIFSGSEMAVVSARKVRLEQLAERGDRNARAALKLANNPNDFLSTVQIGITLIGILSGAVGGATLGQRLKPVFDGIPILQPYSQGISVGIVVTIITYLSLVIGELVPKRVALNAPEQIACFIASPMRFLSRLTTPLVNILGVSTDTLLNLLGIKASDEPDLTEEEIKVLIRQGAESGMFEETEHDMVERVFQLGDRPIKAMMTPRLDVVWLDIESPIQDNLQKVINNSYSRFPVGEGSLDNCIGVIRTRDLLTAQLLGEEIDLRRIMKPPFYVPENARTLTVIEEFKRTGIHIALVTEEYGGIEGLVTLNDLMEAIVGDIPSLDHHEEPLMIQREDGSWLLDGGLDINELKDLFDIDSLPDENTNRFHTVGGFMMYCLGHVPQSGEYFEQDGLRFEVVDMDGTRVDKVLVQIIATDGN; this is encoded by the coding sequence ATGTCTTCTCTTGCCGTCGAAATTTTAATGATTTTTCTATTAACTTTTGCTAATGGTATTTTTTCTGGTTCTGAAATGGCAGTGGTATCCGCTCGTAAAGTCAGATTAGAGCAGTTAGCTGAACGTGGCGATCGTAATGCAAGGGCAGCTCTCAAATTAGCTAATAATCCCAATGATTTTCTCTCTACAGTACAAATTGGTATTACTCTCATTGGTATTTTGAGTGGTGCGGTAGGGGGTGCTACTTTAGGCCAACGGTTAAAACCAGTCTTTGATGGTATCCCTATTTTACAGCCTTATAGTCAAGGTATTAGTGTAGGTATTGTTGTCACCATTATCACTTATCTATCTCTTGTGATTGGTGAATTAGTACCAAAAAGAGTCGCCCTTAACGCACCGGAACAAATTGCCTGTTTTATTGCTTCTCCCATGAGATTTCTTTCTCGTTTAACGACTCCTTTAGTGAATATTTTAGGTGTCTCAACGGATACTCTCCTCAATTTATTGGGTATTAAGGCTTCCGATGAACCTGATCTCACAGAAGAAGAAATAAAAGTTTTAATTAGACAAGGGGCAGAATCAGGAATGTTTGAAGAAACAGAACATGATATGGTAGAAAGAGTATTTCAACTGGGTGATCGCCCTATCAAAGCGATGATGACACCTCGTCTTGATGTGGTTTGGTTAGATATAGAGTCACCCATACAAGATAATTTACAAAAAGTAATTAATAATAGTTATTCTCGTTTCCCAGTGGGTGAAGGCAGTTTAGATAATTGTATAGGAGTGATTAGAACTAGAGATCTACTCACCGCTCAACTTTTGGGAGAAGAAATAGATTTACGAAGGATCATGAAACCGCCTTTTTATGTACCTGAAAATGCTCGTACTCTTACTGTTATAGAAGAATTTAAAAGAACTGGTATTCATATTGCGTTGGTAACAGAGGAATATGGTGGTATTGAAGGCTTAGTGACTCTTAATGATTTAATGGAAGCAATTGTGGGAGATATACCATCTTTAGATCATCATGAAGAACCTTTAATGATTCAGAGAGAAGACGGTTCATGGTTATTAGACGGGGGGCTTGACATCAATGAGTTAAAAGACTTATTTGATATAGATTCATTGCCAGACGAAAACACAAACCGCTTTCACACCGTTGGAGGATTTATGATGTATTGTTTAGGTCATGTGCCACAATCAGGGGAGTATTTTGAACAGGATGGATTACGCTTTGAAGTTGTCGATATGGACGGCACGAGAGTTGATAAAGTTTTAGTACAAATTATTGCCACCGACGGGAATTAA
- a CDS encoding SPFH domain-containing protein produces the protein MNLKIELTLLSQLNSSSQIITVSSNPPVLAQTNTYNNNSLSWLLPVGIFGGGLIFAVIFTYLLFAKFYRVCNTNEAFVISGPVRNKQVITRAALFFPGFETITIVSLNQVTVPINRGNTREKPLRTKDLLKAIFNGSLQVRVFPEEKSVLNAAMLLGAGKRGEKEILVGENEIKTRVNDILEGHLRDAAAQSNLGELQGKVDTVTTYLREKVKVDLERFGLELLNIAITNIDELNDYDEKNYLDSQAVVTRESIVQKNLKELEQVRQETQTQIAELRLTETEKQLAAERSLTEKELQNTLAVEQLKAENTRQVLEIKETEQAKQELIKVQKAQEIQEGKIISEQLLQEKEIQQQQAIQEAELDRQIAITLKDQDFKTQQILTQQALKEKDIEKQLAIQQAEIGREVALRKKNQELALAEKALIEKEKEVSMAEVLKETAIKTGEENRVKELALITAQRNKETALIAKQGDLEQKRLEAEVEKAIALEKAEAIKTQATATLEEALKKAQGEKAMIEAQNTLSTKAITIQLAEQYMGQFIQVLPEVISALAPQPGVLGSNPIILAGGNQNGQDAGEATKLVMATSAIALITQMLKNPELREFGNKLIDSLSDSHFTAQSNYDENHSFLNKEMENQQMETDAY, from the coding sequence ATGAACCTTAAAATAGAATTAACTCTCTTATCTCAACTCAATTCTTCCTCACAAATTATCACCGTTTCTAGTAATCCCCCTGTTTTAGCTCAAACTAATACCTATAATAATAATTCTCTTAGTTGGTTATTACCTGTCGGTATTTTTGGTGGTGGTTTAATCTTTGCTGTTATCTTTACTTACTTACTATTTGCTAAGTTTTATCGAGTTTGCAATACCAATGAAGCCTTTGTTATTTCTGGACCGGTTCGTAATAAGCAGGTAATTACAAGAGCGGCTCTTTTCTTCCCGGGCTTTGAAACTATTACCATTGTTTCTTTAAATCAAGTAACTGTACCAATTAATCGAGGTAATACCAGAGAAAAACCTTTACGCACTAAAGATTTACTAAAGGCTATTTTTAACGGTAGTTTACAAGTGCGTGTCTTTCCTGAAGAAAAAAGTGTTTTGAATGCGGCTATGTTATTGGGTGCTGGTAAACGGGGTGAAAAAGAGATTTTGGTGGGGGAAAATGAGATTAAAACCCGTGTTAATGATATTTTGGAAGGGCATTTGCGCGATGCGGCAGCACAAAGTAATTTAGGTGAGTTGCAGGGTAAGGTTGATACAGTTACTACTTATCTGAGAGAAAAAGTTAAAGTCGATTTAGAGCGTTTTGGTTTGGAGTTATTGAATATTGCTATTACTAATATTGACGAGTTAAATGACTATGATGAGAAAAATTATCTTGATTCTCAAGCGGTGGTGACTCGTGAATCGATCGTGCAAAAAAATCTTAAAGAATTAGAGCAAGTGCGTCAAGAGACACAAACTCAAATTGCTGAATTACGCTTGACAGAAACTGAAAAACAATTGGCAGCGGAACGGTCTCTTACTGAAAAAGAATTGCAAAATACATTAGCAGTGGAGCAGTTAAAGGCAGAAAATACTCGTCAAGTCTTGGAAATAAAAGAAACGGAACAAGCTAAACAGGAGTTGATTAAGGTACAAAAAGCTCAAGAAATTCAAGAGGGTAAGATTATTAGTGAGCAGTTATTACAAGAAAAGGAAATTCAACAACAACAGGCTATTCAAGAAGCTGAACTCGATCGACAAATTGCAATTACATTAAAAGATCAAGATTTTAAAACCCAACAAATTCTTACCCAACAAGCCTTAAAAGAAAAGGATATTGAAAAACAATTAGCGATACAACAAGCTGAAATTGGTCGAGAAGTTGCCTTGAGAAAGAAAAATCAAGAGTTAGCTTTAGCGGAAAAAGCCTTAATTGAAAAGGAAAAAGAAGTGTCGATGGCAGAAGTCTTGAAAGAAACCGCCATTAAAACTGGGGAAGAAAATCGAGTTAAGGAATTAGCCTTAATAACAGCTCAACGTAATAAAGAAACAGCTTTAATTGCAAAACAAGGGGATTTAGAGCAAAAACGTTTAGAAGCCGAAGTAGAAAAAGCGATCGCCCTCGAAAAAGCGGAAGCGATTAAAACTCAGGCGACGGCAACTTTAGAAGAAGCCTTGAAAAAAGCCCAAGGGGAAAAAGCGATGATTGAAGCACAAAATACCCTCTCCACTAAAGCCATTACCATTCAATTAGCAGAACAATATATGGGACAATTTATTCAAGTATTACCCGAAGTAATCTCAGCTTTAGCACCTCAACCCGGTGTTTTAGGTAGTAATCCCATTATCTTAGCCGGAGGTAATCAAAATGGACAAGATGCAGGAGAAGCAACAAAATTAGTGATGGCAACGAGTGCGATCGCTCTTATTACTCAGATGTTAAAAAACCCGGAATTGAGGGAATTCGGTAATAAATTGATTGATTCTCTCTCAGATTCTCATTTCACAGCCCAATCAAACTACGATGAAAATCATAGTTTCCTAAATAAAGAAATGGAAAATCAACAAATGGAGACTGATGCTTATTAA
- a CDS encoding sensor histidine kinase KdpD, with product MKKPFASLRLCETKILLIVSLFIIVITLEFTTPPAYVFGYLYIGAILLVNVSYHRKATLIATVISVLLTLLNLYIHIGTEIELSTVANRLIATLSLIVTGWLSNSNRHYQKKLIEQQTKLQSQEKLVQLRQDFASTLTHDLRTPLLGAIETIKAFQGKQFGEITITQEKVLATMIRSHQSSLQLVESLLDVYRNDLEGLKLNLSPLDLTILTEEVTNSLAELASVHQVYVLFNYGESDFRQSLWVNGDTFQLKRVLTNLLINAINHSRRGDRIEIILSSQSTTQVVKILDHGSGIKPEDFPFLFDRFYQSNSDRQAKGTGLGLYLCRQIIEAHGGKIWAENHSKGAIFSFFLPVYQG from the coding sequence ATGAAGAAACCTTTTGCGTCTTTGCGTCTTTGCGAGACAAAAATTCTGTTAATTGTTAGTCTATTTATCATAGTTATTACTCTCGAATTCACCACCCCACCTGCCTACGTATTTGGTTATCTTTACATAGGAGCAATATTATTAGTCAATGTCAGTTATCACAGAAAAGCCACATTAATTGCCACAGTCATATCAGTTTTACTTACCTTACTCAATTTATACATACATATCGGCACGGAAATTGAACTTTCTACCGTTGCCAATCGTTTAATTGCTACTCTCTCTTTAATAGTCACTGGTTGGTTAAGTAATAGTAACCGCCACTATCAAAAAAAGTTAATTGAACAACAAACGAAGCTACAATCTCAGGAGAAATTAGTTCAATTAAGGCAGGATTTTGCTTCTACCCTCACCCACGACTTAAGAACACCCTTACTAGGGGCGATCGAAACTATTAAAGCCTTTCAGGGTAAGCAATTTGGTGAAATTACCATCACTCAAGAAAAAGTTTTAGCCACCATGATTCGCTCTCATCAATCTAGTTTACAGTTAGTAGAAAGTTTATTAGACGTTTATCGCAATGATCTCGAAGGCTTAAAATTAAATTTATCACCCCTTGATTTAACGATTTTGACGGAAGAAGTAACTAATAGTTTGGCGGAGTTAGCCTCTGTACATCAAGTTTATGTTTTATTTAATTATGGTGAGTCTGATTTTCGTCAATCTTTATGGGTAAATGGGGATACTTTTCAGTTAAAACGAGTCTTGACAAATCTACTTATCAATGCTATCAATCATTCTCGTAGGGGCGATCGCATCGAAATTATTTTATCTTCTCAGTCCACTACTCAAGTTGTTAAAATTTTAGATCATGGTTCGGGTATTAAACCAGAGGATTTTCCTTTTTTATTCGATCGATTTTACCAGTCTAACAGCGATCGACAAGCTAAGGGAACGGGATTGGGTTTATATCTGTGTCGTCAAATTATTGAGGCTCACGGTGGTAAAATTTGGGCAGAAAATCATTCAAAAGGTGCTATTTTTAGTTTTTTTCTTCCTGTTTATCAAGGTTAA
- a CDS encoding DNA methyltransferase — MPNIFSQIDFNSLKNNPDFKEDSVREVIILPLLKSLGYTENNIIRSKTLQHPFLKIGSKKRKINLIPDYLLKIENNYAWVLDAKAPNENIKEGEHIEQVYCYATHPEVRSLYFALSNGVEFSLFKTSGNDTPILYFSLDEFDYYYEQLSQFLSLNSFQLGKAFSYDEGDFFTQSRKDAKKDAKDFLVSQFDYLNRPLLSEITVKKRAAKRHFGVHGYFTKQAWNVVAEYIKNFSQPHDTILDPFGGSGVTAIEALMNNRKAVSIDINPLATFLVNSLIYPVNFDELNEAFNRIKSAYQKNEPNTPEDIKKALKKYPYPKDFKLPKGSDVDTIEKLFSNKQLAQLGFLKYLINKEKNKNIKDTLMLMFSGILTKVNLTYHNNSKRLAPGQGDTSIFRYYRYRIAPQPTDLDLMTYFELRLKKVISAKKEMEYFINENTISNAQIVKGTATDLSFISNESIDYIYTDLPYGKKIPYLDLSIMWNAWLDLEVTENDYNLEAIEGGEKQKSKDEYNELIAQSIKEMYRVLKFDRWLSFVFAHKDPEFWHLIIDTAESCGFEYKGAVAQKNGQTSFKKRQNPFTVLSGQLIINFCKVRTPKAIMKANLGMDIAEIVIQTIEGVIAKNDGATLE, encoded by the coding sequence ATGCCTAATATTTTCTCACAAATTGACTTTAATTCTCTCAAAAATAATCCAGACTTTAAAGAAGATAGCGTCAGAGAAGTGATTATTTTACCTCTTTTAAAAAGTCTCGGTTACACAGAAAATAATATTATTCGCAGTAAAACTTTACAACATCCTTTCCTCAAAATTGGCAGTAAAAAACGTAAAATTAATTTAATCCCTGATTACCTCTTAAAAATTGAAAATAATTATGCTTGGGTATTGGATGCCAAAGCACCAAATGAGAATATAAAAGAAGGTGAACACATTGAGCAAGTTTATTGTTATGCTACCCATCCCGAAGTGAGAAGTCTTTATTTTGCCCTCTCTAATGGGGTTGAATTTAGTTTGTTTAAAACTTCTGGTAATGATACCCCTATTTTATATTTTTCTCTCGATGAATTTGATTATTATTATGAGCAATTAAGTCAATTTTTATCTTTAAATAGTTTTCAACTGGGGAAGGCTTTTTCTTATGATGAGGGTGATTTTTTCACGCAAAGTCGCAAAGACGCAAAGAAGGATGCAAAGGATTTTTTGGTGAGTCAATTTGATTATCTTAATCGTCCTTTATTATCTGAAATTACCGTCAAAAAAAGAGCGGCTAAAAGACATTTTGGGGTGCATGGTTATTTCACTAAACAAGCATGGAATGTGGTAGCAGAATATATCAAAAATTTTAGTCAACCTCATGATACTATTCTTGATCCTTTTGGGGGTAGTGGTGTTACTGCTATTGAGGCTTTAATGAATAATAGAAAAGCTGTTAGTATTGATATTAATCCCCTTGCTACTTTTCTGGTTAATTCTCTCATTTATCCTGTTAATTTTGATGAATTAAATGAGGCTTTTAATAGAATAAAATCTGCTTATCAAAAAAACGAACCTAATACTCCAGAAGACATCAAAAAAGCTCTTAAAAAATATCCTTATCCCAAAGATTTTAAACTGCCTAAAGGTTCGGATGTGGACACCATAGAAAAATTATTTAGTAATAAACAATTAGCTCAATTAGGTTTTTTAAAATATCTCATTAATAAGGAGAAAAATAAAAATATTAAGGATACTTTAATGTTAATGTTTTCTGGTATTTTGACTAAAGTAAACTTAACTTATCATAATAACTCAAAAAGACTAGCACCGGGACAAGGTGATACTTCTATTTTCAGATATTATCGCTATAGAATTGCACCCCAACCCACAGATTTAGACTTAATGACTTACTTTGAATTAAGACTAAAAAAAGTAATTTCAGCTAAAAAAGAGATGGAATATTTCATCAATGAAAACACCATTTCTAACGCTCAAATTGTTAAAGGTACAGCAACAGATTTAAGTTTTATATCTAATGAAAGTATAGATTATATTTACACAGATCTACCCTACGGCAAAAAAATTCCCTATTTAGATTTATCGATTATGTGGAATGCTTGGCTAGATTTAGAAGTCACTGAAAATGACTATAATTTAGAAGCAATAGAGGGAGGAGAAAAGCAAAAATCGAAGGATGAATATAACGAATTAATCGCCCAAAGTATTAAAGAAATGTATCGGGTGTTAAAATTCGATCGATGGTTGTCTTTTGTATTCGCTCATAAAGATCCCGAATTTTGGCATTTAATCATCGATACCGCCGAAAGTTGCGGTTTTGAATATAAGGGTGCTGTTGCTCAAAAAAATGGTCAAACTAGCTTCAAAAAACGTCAAAATCCTTTCACTGTTTTATCTGGGCAACTAATCATTAATTTTTGTAAAGTTCGTACTCCTAAAGCAATTATGAAGGCTAATTTAGGAATGGATATAGCAGAAATTGTCATCCAAACGATCGAGGGAGTAATTGCTAAAAATGATGGAGCTACCCTTGAGTAA
- a CDS encoding response regulator transcription factor: protein MTTLKILLVEDDELFRLGLSVRLQQETDLHIIAEAEDGETAVNLTNRHPLDLVLLDIGLPRMSGLEACQKIRSNHPKLPIIALTSRSEPSLINRLIEVGIQGYCLKGVPAETLILAIRSVVAGASWWDSNATQQIHTAFTSPNSSNQELLDCLTNREKEILLLMAEGKSNQEIANILYITSGTVRVHTHTIIQKLNVSDRISAILLFKNKYHN, encoded by the coding sequence ATGACAACCTTAAAAATTCTTTTAGTGGAAGATGACGAATTATTCCGTTTAGGGCTTTCGGTCCGATTACAACAAGAAACAGATTTGCACATCATCGCCGAAGCAGAAGACGGAGAAACCGCCGTTAATCTCACTAATCGTCATCCTTTGGATTTAGTTTTACTGGATATAGGATTACCCCGTATGAGCGGTTTAGAAGCCTGTCAAAAAATTAGGTCAAATCACCCCAAATTACCTATTATTGCCCTTACTTCTCGCTCTGAACCTTCTCTGATTAATCGTTTGATCGAGGTTGGTATTCAAGGTTATTGTCTTAAAGGTGTCCCTGCTGAAACTTTAATTTTGGCTATTCGCTCTGTGGTTGCTGGTGCTTCATGGTGGGACTCTAACGCTACTCAACAAATTCACACTGCTTTTACTTCTCCCAATTCATCAAATCAAGAACTCTTAGACTGTTTAACTAACCGAGAAAAAGAGATTTTACTATTAATGGCAGAAGGTAAAAGTAATCAAGAAATTGCTAATATCCTCTATATTACTTCTGGTACTGTTAGAGTTCATACTCACACTATTATACAAAAATTGAATGTGAGCGATCGTATATCTGCTATTTTGCTATTTAAGAATAAATATCATAATTAA
- a CDS encoding NAD(P)H-quinone oxidoreductase subunit 5 translates to MDSLKLYEYAWLIPTLPLLSSMIVGIGLISFNQATNKLRQVNSVFIISTLGVCLTMAIALFWSQWQGHEPYTQMIEWASAGDFSLSMGYTIDHLSSLMLVIVTTVALLVMIYTDGYMAHDAGYVRFYAYLSIFSASMLGLVISPNLVQVYIFWELVGVCSYLLIGFWYDRKPAADACQKAFVTNRVGDFGLLLGMLGLYWATGTFEFIPMGDRLHEIVGSGELAGWLAALFAILVFLGPVAKSAQFPLHVWLPDAMEGPTPISALIHAATMVAAGVFLIARMYPVFEPIPEVMTVISWTGCFTAFLGATIAITQNDIKKGLAYSTISQLGYMVMAMGIGAYSAGLFHLMTHAYFKAMLFLCSGSVIHGMEEVVGHEPILAQDMRLMGNLRKYMPITSSCFLIGTLAICGIPPFAGFWSKDEILGLAFEANPALWLVGWLTAGLTAFYMFRMYFMTFEGDFRGKDHKIQEELLQKAGVTLSGNGHHGEKPHESPLTMTFPLMALAIPSVFIGLLGMPWNNRFEEFIANPNEEVLEVAHHFDLNEFLIMGGNSVGIALIGITIASLCYMRGKIDYKSIAEKIQPLYELSLNKWYFDDIYDKVFVQGCRRLARAIMEVDYKVVDGAVNLTGLVTIISGEGLKYLENGRAQFYALIVFAAVLGFVIAFTVVG, encoded by the coding sequence ATGGATAGTTTAAAGTTATATGAATATGCTTGGTTAATACCAACACTACCTCTACTCTCTTCAATGATAGTCGGTATTGGCTTAATTTCTTTTAACCAAGCCACCAACAAGTTACGACAAGTTAACTCTGTCTTTATTATCTCTACTTTAGGCGTTTGTTTAACAATGGCGATCGCACTATTTTGGAGTCAATGGCAAGGACACGAACCCTATACACAAATGATAGAATGGGCTAGTGCTGGAGATTTTAGTCTGAGTATGGGCTATACTATCGATCATCTTAGCTCATTGATGCTCGTAATCGTTACCACCGTTGCTTTACTGGTGATGATTTATACTGACGGCTACATGGCACACGATGCAGGATATGTACGTTTTTACGCCTATCTGAGCATCTTTAGTGCCTCTATGTTAGGTTTAGTCATCAGTCCTAACTTAGTACAAGTATATATCTTTTGGGAATTAGTAGGAGTATGTTCGTACTTATTGATCGGTTTTTGGTACGATCGCAAACCTGCCGCCGATGCCTGTCAAAAAGCCTTTGTTACCAATAGGGTAGGAGACTTTGGTTTATTACTGGGTATGCTTGGTTTATATTGGGCAACAGGTACATTTGAATTTATCCCCATGGGCGATCGACTCCATGAAATCGTAGGCTCAGGGGAACTTGCCGGGTGGTTAGCGGCGTTATTCGCTATTTTGGTGTTTTTAGGCCCTGTAGCCAAATCAGCCCAGTTCCCACTCCATGTATGGTTGCCTGACGCAATGGAAGGCCCTACCCCTATCTCAGCTTTAATTCATGCGGCCACAATGGTAGCGGCTGGAGTATTCTTAATTGCGCGGATGTACCCTGTATTCGAGCCAATTCCTGAAGTAATGACAGTGATTTCATGGACAGGTTGCTTTACTGCTTTCTTAGGTGCTACGATCGCAATTACTCAAAATGACATCAAAAAAGGTTTAGCTTACTCTACCATCTCCCAGTTAGGTTATATGGTAATGGCTATGGGTATCGGTGCCTATAGTGCAGGTTTATTTCACCTGATGACTCATGCTTACTTCAAAGCTATGCTATTCTTATGCTCAGGTTCAGTAATTCATGGCATGGAAGAAGTTGTCGGTCATGAGCCTATTTTAGCCCAAGATATGCGTTTAATGGGGAATTTACGCAAATATATGCCCATTACTTCCTCTTGCTTCCTTATCGGTACTCTAGCTATTTGTGGTATCCCTCCTTTCGCCGGATTTTGGTCAAAAGATGAGATTCTAGGTTTAGCCTTTGAAGCCAATCCTGCTTTATGGTTAGTGGGTTGGTTAACCGCAGGTTTAACGGCATTTTATATGTTTAGGATGTATTTTATGACCTTTGAAGGAGATTTTAGAGGTAAAGATCACAAAATTCAAGAGGAATTATTACAGAAAGCAGGTGTTACCTTAAGTGGTAATGGACATCACGGTGAAAAACCTCACGAATCCCCCTTAACTATGACATTTCCCTTAATGGCGTTGGCTATTCCTTCTGTTTTCATTGGTTTACTTGGGATGCCTTGGAATAACCGTTTTGAGGAGTTTATAGCGAATCCTAATGAAGAAGTGTTAGAAGTTGCCCATCATTTTGACTTAAATGAGTTTCTCATTATGGGTGGTAACTCCGTTGGTATCGCTTTAATTGGTATCACGATCGCTTCTTTATGTTACATGAGAGGTAAAATTGATTATAAATCGATCGCTGAAAAAATCCAACCTTTATATGAGCTTTCCTTGAATAAATGGTATTTCGATGATATTTATGATAAGGTTTTTGTTCAAGGATGTCGTCGTCTTGCCCGTGCCATTATGGAAGTAGATTATAAAGTGGTTGATGGTGCTGTCAACCTAACAGGTTTAGTAACTATTATCAGTGGTGAAGGGTTGAAATATCTGGAAAATGGACGAGCTCAATTTTATGCGTTAATTGTTTTCGCCGCCGTCTTAGGTTTTGTCATTGCATTTACTGTCGTCGGTTAA